The following coding sequences are from one Candidatus Dormiibacterota bacterium window:
- the folP gene encoding dihydropteroate synthase gives MSDREPLRVRDTTFDWGARTYLMAIVNVTPDSFSGDGIEDAQLAIASAIGQWERGADILDIGGESTRPGHTLLDVEEELARVVPVIRGVRSALPSAPISIDTYKPAVAKAACAAGADIINCVWGAPDDMLAVAVECATPFVAMHNQHGTHYDGNVMDDVVAALRDAAQRARSCGVPMIVDPGIGFGKTADQNIAVLAELRRLTQLGFPTLLGTSRKSTLGKLTGREPAERAFGTAATTALAIAAGIDIVRVHDVAETRDVIAVSDAIERGWRPATWTA, from the coding sequence ATGTCTGATCGCGAGCCGCTCCGCGTTCGCGACACGACGTTCGACTGGGGTGCCCGAACCTATCTCATGGCGATCGTCAACGTCACTCCGGATTCGTTCTCCGGCGACGGCATCGAGGACGCGCAACTCGCGATCGCGAGTGCGATCGGTCAATGGGAGCGTGGCGCGGATATTTTAGATATCGGCGGTGAGTCGACGCGCCCCGGCCACACCCTGCTGGACGTGGAAGAAGAACTCGCTCGCGTCGTGCCGGTGATCCGAGGCGTGCGCTCGGCGCTACCGAGCGCTCCGATTTCGATCGATACGTACAAGCCGGCGGTGGCAAAGGCCGCGTGCGCGGCGGGTGCCGACATCATCAACTGCGTCTGGGGCGCGCCGGACGACATGCTGGCCGTTGCGGTCGAATGCGCCACGCCGTTCGTCGCCATGCACAATCAGCACGGCACGCATTACGACGGCAACGTGATGGACGACGTGGTAGCGGCGCTGCGCGACGCCGCGCAACGGGCCCGGTCGTGCGGCGTGCCGATGATCGTCGACCCGGGTATCGGCTTTGGGAAGACGGCCGATCAAAATATCGCGGTTCTCGCCGAGTTACGGCGTCTCACGCAGCTCGGGTTTCCGACGCTCCTTGGGACGTCGCGTAAATCGACGCTTGGCAAACTCACCGGGCGCGAACCCGCCGAGCGCGCCTTCGGCACCGCCGCTACGACCGCGCTCGCGATTGCAGCCGGCATCGATATCGTGCGGGTGCACGACGTTGCGGAGACGCGCGACGTCATCGCGGTGAGCGATGCGATCGAGCGTGGCTGGAGGCCGGCAACGTGGACCGCATAG
- the folB gene encoding dihydroneopterin aldolase yields the protein MDRIALRGMRVYGRHGANPGERDREQPFDIDVLLEVDLRSAQASDVLGDTVDYAGLHRRLTEIVRTRSYALLERLAGELLHVVFADARVRRAQISIAKPALLEGATPSVTLERDNPRWR from the coding sequence GTGGACCGCATAGCGCTGCGCGGCATGCGCGTCTACGGTCGCCATGGAGCGAATCCGGGAGAACGCGATCGCGAGCAGCCCTTCGATATCGACGTGCTGCTCGAGGTCGATTTGCGCTCGGCCCAGGCTTCCGATGTGCTGGGAGACACGGTGGACTACGCCGGCCTGCATCGCCGGCTCACCGAAATCGTACGCACGCGTTCCTACGCACTGTTGGAGCGGCTCGCCGGCGAGTTGCTGCACGTGGTCTTCGCCGACGCGCGCGTACGGCGCGCGCAGATCTCCATTGCGAAACCGGCGTTGCTCGAAGGCGCTACGCCGTCGGTCACGCTCGAGCGCGACAATCCGCGTTGGCGCTAG
- the folK gene encoding 2-amino-4-hydroxy-6-hydroxymethyldihydropteridine diphosphokinase — MALAYVGIGSNLGDSAARVRDAIVALASLGSVRAQSSLYRSAPWGRTDQPAFINAVVRLDTDLTPLALLDALKAIETRLGRTPGERWGPRAIDLDILTYDDESVELATLRVPHPHLYERAFVLVPLAEIDDRYRPARDALQASERDGVTPYVGRTG; from the coding sequence TTGGCGCTAGCGTACGTCGGAATCGGCTCCAACCTCGGCGACTCGGCGGCGCGCGTACGCGATGCGATCGTCGCATTGGCGAGCCTCGGCTCGGTGCGCGCGCAATCGTCGCTCTATCGCAGCGCTCCTTGGGGAAGAACCGATCAGCCCGCCTTCATCAACGCGGTCGTTCGGCTCGATACCGATCTTACGCCGTTAGCGTTGCTCGATGCGCTCAAGGCGATTGAGACGCGGCTTGGGCGCACGCCCGGCGAGCGCTGGGGGCCGCGAGCGATCGATCTGGATATTCTCACCTACGACGACGAAAGCGTGGAGCTGGCCACGCTGCGCGTTCCGCACCCGCACCTGTACGAGCGAGCGTTCGTGCTCGTCCCGTTGGCGGAGATCGACGATCGCTATCGGCCGGCGCGCGACGCGTTGCAAGCTTCCGAGCGCGACGGCGTTACGCCATACGTTGGTCGAACGGGCTGA
- a CDS encoding biotin/lipoyl-containing protein, translated as MSDEQHLSGLAERVRVLAQAFVASDLLRVRVERKHEAIELARNYVPAGLAELPSEFESATAAAPVKLDTVRADLVGIFHLCRPQPFEGERLEGDRELAYIEALGIRNPVRSRGAGRVVAIRATDGDPVEYGQPLFELDRG; from the coding sequence ATGTCCGACGAGCAGCACCTATCCGGCCTCGCTGAGCGCGTGCGCGTCCTAGCGCAGGCCTTTGTTGCGAGCGATCTCCTTCGCGTTCGGGTCGAGCGCAAGCACGAGGCGATCGAACTCGCGCGTAACTACGTACCCGCCGGGCTCGCGGAGCTTCCGTCCGAGTTCGAATCCGCGACGGCTGCCGCGCCGGTCAAACTCGATACGGTGCGGGCCGACCTCGTGGGGATCTTTCATTTGTGCCGGCCGCAGCCGTTCGAGGGCGAACGCCTCGAGGGCGACCGGGAACTGGCGTATATTGAAGCACTAGGCATCCGCAATCCGGTGCGCAGTCGTGGTGCGGGTCGCGTTGTCGCCATCCGCGCGACCGACGGCGACCCGGTGGAGTACGGCCAGCCGCTCTTCGAACTCGACCGAGGATAA
- the accC gene encoding acetyl-CoA carboxylase biotin carboxylase subunit: MFKKVLIANRGEIALRINRACQELGVRTVAVFSEADRESLHVRQADEAFCVGPGPVARSYLNIPNVISTALITGCDAVHPGYGFLAENARFAEICADHGLTFIGPKPSVIAAMGDKATAKRVMHDAGVATTPGTDILSSADEARKAAKKIGYPVLLKATAGGGGKGMRTVGNEQDLERAFSSATAEAEASFKDGRLYMEKLIIDPRHIEVQVLADSFGNVVHLGERDCSVQKPSHQKLIEEAPAPNLSQKARNALHDMAVRACKHVGYSNAGTLEFLVSGDQVFFMEMNTRIQVEHPVTEMVYSIDLVKEQIRIASGETLGYTQRDLVARGHAIECRINAEDSSNNFAPQAGTLADVVFPGGPGIRVDTHVYAGATIPPYYDSMLAKIVAFGETRDAAIARMERALRETVVDGVNTTIEQCLEILAHPRFREGRYDIGFLPSLLKARV, encoded by the coding sequence ATTTTCAAAAAAGTGTTGATCGCCAACCGCGGCGAGATTGCCCTGCGTATCAATCGCGCCTGCCAAGAGCTAGGGGTGCGTACGGTTGCGGTGTTCTCAGAGGCCGATCGGGAGTCGCTGCACGTGCGGCAAGCCGATGAGGCCTTCTGCGTCGGCCCGGGCCCGGTGGCGCGGTCGTACCTCAACATACCCAACGTCATTTCAACGGCGCTGATCACCGGCTGCGACGCCGTTCATCCCGGCTACGGTTTCCTGGCCGAGAACGCTCGCTTCGCCGAGATCTGCGCCGACCACGGCCTCACGTTCATCGGCCCAAAGCCGAGCGTCATTGCCGCGATGGGCGATAAGGCGACGGCCAAACGCGTGATGCACGACGCCGGCGTAGCGACCACGCCCGGCACCGATATTCTGAGTTCGGCCGACGAAGCGCGCAAGGCGGCGAAGAAGATCGGCTACCCGGTGCTCCTCAAGGCCACGGCCGGCGGCGGCGGCAAGGGGATGCGCACGGTCGGGAACGAGCAGGACCTCGAGCGCGCGTTTTCGAGCGCGACGGCCGAAGCCGAAGCGAGTTTCAAAGACGGCCGGCTCTACATGGAAAAGCTCATCATCGATCCGCGTCACATCGAGGTTCAAGTCTTGGCCGACTCGTTCGGCAATGTGGTGCATCTGGGCGAACGCGACTGTTCGGTGCAGAAGCCGTCGCACCAAAAACTGATCGAAGAGGCTCCCGCGCCCAACCTTTCGCAAAAAGCGCGCAACGCGCTCCACGATATGGCGGTGCGCGCCTGCAAGCACGTCGGGTATAGCAACGCCGGGACGCTCGAGTTCCTCGTGAGCGGCGACCAAGTCTTTTTTATGGAGATGAACACGCGCATCCAGGTCGAGCACCCGGTCACCGAAATGGTCTACAGCATCGACTTGGTCAAAGAGCAGATTCGCATTGCGTCGGGCGAGACGCTGGGGTACACGCAGCGCGATTTGGTGGCCCGCGGCCACGCCATCGAGTGTCGTATCAACGCCGAGGATTCGTCCAACAACTTCGCCCCGCAGGCCGGGACCCTCGCGGACGTCGTGTTCCCGGGCGGGCCGGGGATCCGCGTCGATACGCACGTTTACGCCGGGGCGACGATTCCGCCGTACTACGATTCGATGCTCGCCAAAATCGTCGCGTTCGGCGAGACGCGCGACGCCGCGATCGCGCGCATGGAGCGGGCGTTGCGCGAGACGGTCGTGGACGGCGTGAATACCACGATCGAGCAATGCCTGGAAATCTTGGCGCACCCGCGCTTTCGCGAAGGCCGTTACGATATCGGTTTCTTACCCTCGCTGCTCAAGGCGCGGGTGTAG